In the Dolichospermum flos-aquae CCAP 1403/13F genome, GAAGCTAGTTCCCTGCTCTGTCGCTTGTGATTAAACAGTTCCAAGGTCACTGGAACAGTGTTGCAAGCTCAAGCAAGCTCTTATAACAGGTCGAAGCTAACATTACCCCAGAAATGGGAGTTGGTTTCCAGGTTCCAATCAAAAATCTGGTTTTAATTTCAATATCCACAGCGGTTAAAACCGCTCGTGTCGCTTCCCTCTCAGCCCTAAAGGGACTGAGTCTCCCGCTTACCGCGTGATCTTATGAAAATTAGAATAACTGATTTCATCCTTCACAGTTCATCAGCACGTTGACTTAAAGAGCAGCAAACATGAATCCAGGAATTGACCTCCAAGGAACTTTTATTCAATCTGTCAAGGATTTAGGCGTTCCCCCAGGAGCGGCCAAAGCCCTATGGATGCCATTACCAATGGTGTTGATGCTTATTGGGGCTACAGTAGGTGTCCTAGTTGCCACATGGCTAGAACGGAAAATTTCTGCGGCAGCACAGCAACGGATTGGGCCTGAATACCAGGGTCCTTTTGGATTGTTAGTGCCTGTAGCAGATGGTCTGAAGCTGGTATTTAAAGAAGATATCATCCCCGCCAAAGCAGATCCTTGGCTATTTACCATTGGTCCAATTATTGTCGTTTTACCAGTATTTCTGTCCTATTTAATTGTGCCATTTGGACAGAATATTATCATTGCTAACGTCGGCATGGGCGTATTCTTGTGGATTGCATTATCCAGTATTCAGCCCATTGGCTTATTAATGGCGGGTTATGCCTCCAATAATAAATATGCCTTGTTGGGAGGTTTACGGGCAGCAGCGCAGTCCATCAGTTATGAAATTCCCTTAGCATTGAGTGTACTAGCGATCGCTATGATGTCCAACAGTCTCAGCACCGTTGACATCGTGAATCAGCAATCTAACTTTGGCATTTTGGGCTGGAACATTTGGCGACAACCATTAGGTTTCGTGATCTTTTGGATAGCCGCCCTAGCAGAATGCGAGCGCCTACCCTTTGACTTACCAGAAGCAGAAGAAGAACTAGTTGCAGGGTATCAAACCGAATATTCAGGCATGAAATTCGCCCTCTTCTACCTCAGTTCCTACATTAACCTGGTACTTTCTGCCTTACTAGTAGCAATTTTGTACCTTGGTGGTTGGCATTGTCCTATACCCCTTGACATGATCACTGGTTGGTTAGGAGTCAGCGAAAGTGACCAAGCAATTCAGGTAGTCACAGCGGTTATAGGCATTACCATGACCGTAATCAAAGCCTACTTACTAGTATTTTTCGCCATCCTCATTCGTTGGACAGTACCAAGAGTAAGGATTGACCAATTGCTAGACTTAGGATGGAAATTCCTCTTACCAATAGGCTTGGTAAATCTCCTATTAACCGCCGCCTTCAAACTAGCCTTTCCCTTCGCCTTCGGTGGGTAAATATCAGCAGTCAGTGGTCAATGTCATTCATGATTGGCAACTGACTACTGACAACTGACAACTGACAAAGAGAGAGACACAAAAATGCTCAAATTCCTCAAACAAGTTGGTGATTACGCCAAAGAAGCAGTCCAAGCAGGTCGTTATATTGGTCAAGGATTAGCTGTTACTTTTGACCACATGAGACGGCGACCTGTTACCGTTCAATATCCCTACGAAAAATTGATTCCCGGTGAAAGATTTCGCGGTCGCATTCACTATGAGTTTGACAAGTGTATTGCTTGTGAAGTCTGTGTGCGTGTTTGTCCCATTAATCTCCCTGTAGTTGATTGGGAAATGGACAAAGGCACTAAAAAGAAAAAGCTCAAACACTACAGTATTGATTTTGGAGTTTGTATCTTCTGCGGTAACTGTGTGGAATATTGTCCCACCAACTGTTTATCCATGACAGAAGAATATGAACTAGCTACTTATGATCGCCATGAACTTAATTACGATAGCGTAGCCCTGGGACGTTTGCCCTATAAAGTTACAAACGATCCAATGGTGACACCATTACGAGAACTTGTTTACCTACCTAAAGGCGTAATGGACCCCCACGGAGTCCCCGCCGATGCCCCCCGTGCAGGTTCTCGTCCAGAAGACTTGGTAGAAAAAAATAATTAGTCATTAGTTATTAGTCATTCGTCATTAGGAAAGATAATTTACAACTGACAACTGACAACTAACAACTGACAACTGACAACTAACTAAGGACAAAAACAGTGAATCTAGCCGAAGGAGTACAGTCTGTATCACTTGGCATTCTTGGCGTAATGATGATTGGGACAGCACTAGGTGTGGTGCTATTCTCTAACATTGTTTATTCCGCCTTTTTGCTGGGAGGTGTATTCATCAGCATGGCGGGAATATACCTATTGCTAAATGGTGATTTTGTCGCATCAGCACAAATCCTAATTTATGTTGGTGCAATTAACGTTTTAATTCTGTTTGCCATTATGTTGGTAAACAAAAGACAGGATTTTTCACCATTACCTAGTGCGGGATTACGGAAAGTATTTACAGCTTTAGTGAGTTTTGGACTATTTGCGCTTTTAAGTACAATGGTATTAGCTACGCCTTGGGCTTATACAACTAATCCCGTAGTTAGTCAAAATTCCATCATTGTCATTGGTGAGCATTTCTTCAGCGACTTTTTGCTACCCTTTGAATTAGCTTCCGTTCTGTTGCTAATAGCAATGGTAGGAGCAATTATTTTGGCACGTCGGGAATATTTACCTGACCAAGTACCAACTTCTGACCTACAACAAACAATTTTAACCCTACCAGAACGCCCCAAAGAACTCATCGGCACTGGTAGAAGTTCTGACAACTGACAACCGTACGGGCGAAGCATTTGGAAGATAAATTATCGGTAGTTGCGAAAAATGCTTCTCCAAATGCTTCGCCCCTACCAACTAACAACTGACAACTGACAATCATGCAACTCCAATACTTTTTATTACTAGCCGCAGCTTTGTTTTGCATTGGGATTTATGGTCTAATTACCAGTCGCAACGCCGTGCGGGTACTGATGTCAATTGAGTTATTGCTGAATGCCGTTAATCTAAATTTAATGGCATTTTCCAACTTCCTTGATTCAAGCTTAATTAAAGGTCAAGTTTTCACAGTTTTTGTGATTACCGTGGCAGCCGCAGAAGCGGCAGTGGGTTTAGCGATTGTGCTGACGATTTATCGCAACCGCGATACCGTTGATATGGAGCAGTTTAATCTTCTGAAGTGGTAATAGTGCGTGCAACTCAAGCAGGTAATCATTGCTTATAAAGCACGAGATCCCCAGAGTAAAAGCTGGGCTGAACTTTGTGCTAAACAACTAGAAAATCGTCATTGCCAAGTATTGATGGGACCTAGTGGGCCAAAAGATAACCCCTATCCGGTTTTTTTGGCCTCTGCTAATCAACCAATTGATCTTGCTTTGGTACTTGGTGGTGATGGTACTGTCCTCACAAGTGCCAGACATTTAGCCCCAGCCGGCATCCCCATTCTCGGAGTGAATGTAGGCGGCCATTTGGGGTTTTTAACTGAGTCAGTAGATGAGTTTCAAGATCCAGAAATAGTTTGGGACAGGCTGTTAGAAGACCGTTATGCTATCCAACGGCGCATGATGTTACAAGCAGCGGTATATGAAGGGACTGGCTCAAATTTAGAACCAGTAACAGAAAGTTACTTGGCTTTAAATGAGTTTTGTGTCAAACCCGCTTCTGCTGACAGAATGATTACCTCCATTCTAGAAATGGAAATTGATGGTGAGATAGTAGATCAGTATGTGGGAGATGGGTTAATTATCTCTACTCCCACAGGTTCTACTGGTTATACTGTTTCTGCCAGTGGACCAATTATGCACGATGGGATGGAAGCAATTACCATCACTCCCATTTGTCCCATGAGTCTTTCTAGTCGTCCTCTGGTTTTACCCCCTGGTTCTGTGGTCAGTATTTGGCCTTTGGGCGATTATGATTTAAGTACCAAACTCTGGATGGATGGTGTGTTATCTACTTCCATTTGGCCAGGACATCGTGTTGATGTCAGAATGGCTGATTGTCGCGCTAAGTTTATTGTATTACGGGCAAATAATTCATATTATCAAACACTGCGGGAAAAATTACTTTGGGCTGGTACAAGGGTTCGCTACAACAATAATCACCGCAGTTGATTTTTATGTTTATTTTCTAAATATTATCCCGGTAAGTCCGTCATAGTAAATTCAACTTCGCCCCCAATTTTAAGATATTTGGGGGTTTTTAATATCTATTCTTACTGACAATTGAAAGTATGAACTGGGTGATTTTGTATCTTATCACCAGATTTTTTGAGCAGTTAAGTTCATAATGAAAAGAATGTAATCACTAGAATAACCAGATATCCGACTTCTTTGAGAAGTCGGGGATCTATATCTTAGCCATATTTAGGAAAATAGATGGAACTTTCTTATCGCTACAATCATTATCAACTCCATCCTCCTGATTTTCCCATTTTGCAAACTGATAAATATATCCTGCGTCTAGCTGCAAATCCTCAAGAACTAGAATCTATTTTTCAATTGCGATTTGAAGTATTTAATTTAGAACTCGGTTTAGGATTATCTAATTCTAATATTGCCCAAATGGATCAAGATAAATTTGATCAAGTTTGTCATCATTTATTACTCATTGCTAAAAATACGGGTGAAACGATTGGTACTTATAGAATGCAAACTTATACAATGGCTGCTCAATATCTAGGATTTGATGCGGCTGATATATTTGATCTTCATGGTATTCCTGATGCTGTTCTTCAATCTTCTGTTGAGGTGGGACGTGCTTGTATAGCTAAGAAGTACCGCAATAGTCATACTCTATTATTACTGTGGAAAGGATTAGCTAATTATTTACTTTGGACTAAACAACAATATTTTTTTGGCTGTGCATCTTTACTTACACAATCTCATCGAGAAGCAGCTTGTACTTTTAATTATTTAAAACAAAATAATTTTATCCATCCTCATATTTTAGTATGTCCTCATGCAAAATACTTGATAGAAATTCCGCAAAGTTATCCAGAAAAGTCTAATATATCAATTCCTAATATTTTTCAGGCATATCTAAATATTGGGGCTAAAGTATGCAGTTTACCAGCTATTGATCAGCAATTTAAAACTATTGACTTTTTAGTTATTTCTAATATTGCTGATTTTACTAGATGGCATTATGGCATGAGATTGAAATAATGACACTGTTTTTTTCGGGCTACGCATCTTTTAAAAACATCTTTTTTTTAACTGAAGCTCTAAACTGGTGAAAATGAGTGTTTCTTATCTGTTCCCTATTCCCTATTCCCTGTTCCCTTTTTTGTAATTCTGATGACTTTTTCCTTACCTAAATTCATATATACATAAAAAATGCAAAAAATCGTCTAATTAGATACAATTTATGAACATTAGAAGAAGTTTTGGAGAATAATATGGTCTTATTAAAAGGCTTTGAGATTGAGATGTACACTGGTACGCCTCAAGGTGATATTGTCGGACTATCGGATCAAATTACTACAAATTTAGATGGATTTATGCGTGAGCCGGATAGCCGGAATGTGGAGTATATAACTCAACCATCTATGAATTATGACAATTTATTGTGCGCTTTACTACGTCCTAGAAAAGAGTTGCGGAACTATCTCCAAAGCTTAGATAATTATACTTTGATCCCGGGTAGTACATTATCTTTGCAAGGAAGCGATCTCTTTTTGCGTTCTGACCCCACCAATCCCTATCATGATTACATTGAACAAACCTATGGCACAAAGGTAGTTACTGCCAGCGTCCATATCAATGTTGGTATCAGTGACCCAGAGGTATTAATGCGTGCCTGTCGGATTATGAGAATGGAAGCACCTCTATTCCTAGCTATGAGTGCCTCATCTCCTTTCCTAAATAGTAAAACTACTGGTTATCATTCCACCCGCTGGGGACTATTTCCCCAAACTCCCCATCATGTCCCCTTATTTGCTAATCATGCGGATCATATTCAATGGGTAAATGAACAGTTAGCGTCTGGGACAATGCAAAATGTCCGACATTTGTGGGTATCAGTGCGTCCAAATGGCGATCGCCGTCCTTATGATTTAAATCGCTTAGAACTGCGAATTTGTGACTTGGTAACAGATCCCATTGCTTTGTTAGCAATGACAGCTTTATTAGAAGCGCGGTTAATCCAAATTATCAATAACCCAGCTATTGATCCTTTAACTCAAAGTCCGTTTTCTCCCGAAGAATTGATCACCTTAACCATGAAAAACGAAATGGCTACTGCTACTGACAGTCTTGATGCAAGATTGCAGCGATGGCAAGATGGTAGGAGTATTCTTGCCAGAGATTGGATAGCAGAAATATATGATGAAGTTTGGAGTATTGCCAAACAACAGGGCTTTAGTTGTTTCCTCTCCCCCTTGCAAAAAATTCTCCGAGAAGGTAATGAAGCTCAACAATGGTTACAACTACACAAAATAGGCGTTGATATTCAGCGTGTAATTGCCCAAGCCATTATTTCTACCCAAGAACGGGAAACCGAACTAGAAAGTAAACTATGTTCATCTGTGCGGGAATAGACACCAGACAAGAGGGAATAGGCAAGAGGGAATAGGCAAAGATACATATTCTCCTCACTCAGATTCTTATTTCCTCTCGCTGAAATGATTAAAAAAAATAATCAATGGAAAATACTTCGTAACATATTAAAAAAAACTATATATCGCCTCTACATTTTGGTAGATTTTTAGACAGCAAGAAATTCCCTAATATACAATTTAGATTTGCAAAAGATGCCCCAGATAGTTTTAGTGAACCCACAAATTCCTCCGAATACTGGCAATATTGCCCGGACTTGTGCCGCTACAGGCACGGAATTACATTTGGTCGGTCCTTTGGGATTTGAAATTAGCGATCGCTATCTGAAACGAGCCGGGTTAGATTATTGGCCTTACGTTAAATTCCATTATCATGACTCCATAGAATTATTTCAAAGCGTACAAAAACAACGTGGGGGTAGATGCTTAGGTTTTAGTGTTCGTGGTGATTTTAACTACATTAATTTTGAATTTCAAGCGGATGATTGGCTGCTTTTTGGCAGTGAAACAGCAGGTTTACCAGCAGCTACTCTCTCAACTTGTGACTCTACCTTATATATTCCCATGTATGAACCTGGTGTTCGTAGCCTGAATTTATCAGTCAGTGTGGCCATAGGTTTATTTGAATGTCGTCGTCAGTTAGGCTATTTACAATAATTCATATTCACCAACAAAAATTTAGGATTAAGTGTGATAGAAACATATCTATCAGATCAATCACACCAAAACTTGCTATAATAATGTTGTATAACATACATAAGCAAAAGGTGAATAGTGATAAATACTGATAAGCTCCGCTAACATGACATAAGAAATTTGTATAGATATTTTCAGGGTGATCTAACCACCAAGGATAGAATTTAGTTAATTCTTTAGATGATGACTCGAAACAGGAAAATTACCGAAAACCATTACTCTCAATGATTTGGATAACTTTGTATCCAGAAATACAACAAAATAATGCGAAAATTGCAGATGTTGTATACGGTTGTTTTTTAGGGAAGAATAAAAGTAAAGTGTCCTATTGATAAAACGGATTTAGTCAAAAAATCTTGAAAACGTCTACAGCGGGATCATTGCTATTGCAGAAGTTATCCAAGCTCATGAACTAATAGAGACAATAGACCTAGCCAAGTTATGATATTTGTTTAGTTCAGTGGTTTTGCAGCAAAATGAGTGGAGATAACTCTCAAGAGTGAGAATTTTTAGGTTGTGAGGAGTGACTTAGACAAGACAGCACCAAAAACTTGAAAGTTTAGTCAGGTGTAGAACTTGTTTAAATCAGAGAAGCACGTTAATCTTGCGTAAGTGTCTCTGGTGAATGTGATCTTGATATATGGTTTGATGTGAGATCAATCATGAATTAATATCCAACTTAAAAATCGAGATCAGTTAAACGCTAGTGATCATTAGGAGGTCGTCTTTGAAACGAGCATTGAAAAAAAGAGATAAGGCTGTGTTGAACAATACCCCCAGCGGCGATGATGCCCAGGTAGAGCAAACAAATTATGAGATCAATCCCAACATGACCCGCCGGGCGCGGACTCATCGGGCAGCTATGATTGGCTTGGCAATATCAATGGGAGCAACCAGCCTTTTGGTGACTCGACAAAGCGATCAAGCCCAAGCAGCGGCTCCTGTTGGCAGTCAAAAAGCAGCTTCAACAATGCCGGTTGTTTCCGAGACTGAGATGAAATTTGCCACCTCCAAACTGGAGTCCCCAAGCATCTCACCAACAGGCGCGGTAGCAAATCCCGTTATATTGGAACCAACAGTGGTTTCACAAGTACCTGGGCTTGAAGCTAAATGGCAAATTGCCACCAAAAACATAGCCGTCGAAGGCACTGCATCCAATGTAATTTCCCCAGCCAATCCCGCTGATAGAAATTCTGTTCAATTAGGGCAGGAAGTGAGCTATCGTCCAGTTCAAGCGACATTACCCATAAATAACCAACTGCCTGAGACAGCGCCACAGTTGTCTAAAGTGGAAGCGGTAACTGGCAGTACCCAAAATTTGCCAGCAGGGGAGTTAGCCAACGGTAATGTTAATGCTCAACTGAAAGCACAGCAAGAGTTTGCCCTGAATCGCTTACAGGAAAAGTCAACTCGGTTAAGAAATAGTTTGGCAGATTTGCGGTCTGAACAAACCCAAGATTTATTAAAAACTGGGATTAAGGAAGCACAACCAACCACTGTAGCTAATAAATCCGTACTAGAACAATCGGAAAATTTGACTGATTCTCAACAATCCGAGCTTATTTCTCGGTTGAAACCGAATAAACAAACAAGTCCGACGAT is a window encoding:
- the gshA gene encoding glutamate--cysteine ligase — its product is MVLLKGFEIEMYTGTPQGDIVGLSDQITTNLDGFMREPDSRNVEYITQPSMNYDNLLCALLRPRKELRNYLQSLDNYTLIPGSTLSLQGSDLFLRSDPTNPYHDYIEQTYGTKVVTASVHINVGISDPEVLMRACRIMRMEAPLFLAMSASSPFLNSKTTGYHSTRWGLFPQTPHHVPLFANHADHIQWVNEQLASGTMQNVRHLWVSVRPNGDRRPYDLNRLELRICDLVTDPIALLAMTALLEARLIQIINNPAIDPLTQSPFSPEELITLTMKNEMATATDSLDARLQRWQDGRSILARDWIAEIYDEVWSIAKQQGFSCFLSPLQKILREGNEAQQWLQLHKIGVDIQRVIAQAIISTQERETELESKLCSSVRE
- a CDS encoding GNAT family N-acetyltransferase encodes the protein MELSYRYNHYQLHPPDFPILQTDKYILRLAANPQELESIFQLRFEVFNLELGLGLSNSNIAQMDQDKFDQVCHHLLLIAKNTGETIGTYRMQTYTMAAQYLGFDAADIFDLHGIPDAVLQSSVEVGRACIAKKYRNSHTLLLLWKGLANYLLWTKQQYFFGCASLLTQSHREAACTFNYLKQNNFIHPHILVCPHAKYLIEIPQSYPEKSNISIPNIFQAYLNIGAKVCSLPAIDQQFKTIDFLVISNIADFTRWHYGMRLK
- a CDS encoding tRNA (cytidine(34)-2'-O)-methyltransferase; amino-acid sequence: MPQIVLVNPQIPPNTGNIARTCAATGTELHLVGPLGFEISDRYLKRAGLDYWPYVKFHYHDSIELFQSVQKQRGGRCLGFSVRGDFNYINFEFQADDWLLFGSETAGLPAATLSTCDSTLYIPMYEPGVRSLNLSVSVAIGLFECRRQLGYLQ
- the nuoH gene encoding NADH-quinone oxidoreductase subunit NuoH, whose protein sequence is MNPGIDLQGTFIQSVKDLGVPPGAAKALWMPLPMVLMLIGATVGVLVATWLERKISAAAQQRIGPEYQGPFGLLVPVADGLKLVFKEDIIPAKADPWLFTIGPIIVVLPVFLSYLIVPFGQNIIIANVGMGVFLWIALSSIQPIGLLMAGYASNNKYALLGGLRAAAQSISYEIPLALSVLAIAMMSNSLSTVDIVNQQSNFGILGWNIWRQPLGFVIFWIAALAECERLPFDLPEAEEELVAGYQTEYSGMKFALFYLSSYINLVLSALLVAILYLGGWHCPIPLDMITGWLGVSESDQAIQVVTAVIGITMTVIKAYLLVFFAILIRWTVPRVRIDQLLDLGWKFLLPIGLVNLLLTAAFKLAFPFAFGG
- the nuoK gene encoding NADH-quinone oxidoreductase subunit NuoK, with the translated sequence MQLQYFLLLAAALFCIGIYGLITSRNAVRVLMSIELLLNAVNLNLMAFSNFLDSSLIKGQVFTVFVITVAAAEAAVGLAIVLTIYRNRDTVDMEQFNLLKW
- a CDS encoding NAD(+) kinase, with the translated sequence MQLKQVIIAYKARDPQSKSWAELCAKQLENRHCQVLMGPSGPKDNPYPVFLASANQPIDLALVLGGDGTVLTSARHLAPAGIPILGVNVGGHLGFLTESVDEFQDPEIVWDRLLEDRYAIQRRMMLQAAVYEGTGSNLEPVTESYLALNEFCVKPASADRMITSILEMEIDGEIVDQYVGDGLIISTPTGSTGYTVSASGPIMHDGMEAITITPICPMSLSSRPLVLPPGSVVSIWPLGDYDLSTKLWMDGVLSTSIWPGHRVDVRMADCRAKFIVLRANNSYYQTLREKLLWAGTRVRYNNNHRS
- the ndhI gene encoding NAD(P)H-quinone oxidoreductase subunit I, coding for MLKFLKQVGDYAKEAVQAGRYIGQGLAVTFDHMRRRPVTVQYPYEKLIPGERFRGRIHYEFDKCIACEVCVRVCPINLPVVDWEMDKGTKKKKLKHYSIDFGVCIFCGNCVEYCPTNCLSMTEEYELATYDRHELNYDSVALGRLPYKVTNDPMVTPLRELVYLPKGVMDPHGVPADAPRAGSRPEDLVEKNN
- a CDS encoding NADH-quinone oxidoreductase subunit J, whose protein sequence is MNLAEGVQSVSLGILGVMMIGTALGVVLFSNIVYSAFLLGGVFISMAGIYLLLNGDFVASAQILIYVGAINVLILFAIMLVNKRQDFSPLPSAGLRKVFTALVSFGLFALLSTMVLATPWAYTTNPVVSQNSIIVIGEHFFSDFLLPFELASVLLLIAMVGAIILARREYLPDQVPTSDLQQTILTLPERPKELIGTGRSSDN